A genomic region of Gemmata massiliana contains the following coding sequences:
- the pilM gene encoding type IV pilus assembly protein PilM, whose protein sequence is MAVTKGYWGIDIGQCALKALRLEMIDGKPTATAFDYVEHAKILSQPDADQDLLIREALEKFLSRNSVKTDDVAIGIAGQSGLARFVKLPPVEEKKIAEIVKFEAKQQIPFPLDEVEWDFQKIGGGEAVDGFALETEIGLFAMKRDIISRYLGYFAGSRIEVHLIQMSPLALVNFATYELLKPKVDPLEGEPEEDPIPRGKKRCTVVMDVGTDASNLIITDGAKIIWQRPIPLGGMNFTRALTKELKLTLAKAEHLKRNAAKSPDMASILKAIKPVLTDFVGEVQRSLGYFTNTHRDAHVAHMVGLGSAFKLPGLQKYLADKLSLEVKKPTKFDRLSGDAVLNDPLFQENLLTFPIAYGLALQGLGQARLTTNLLPQGIRVDRIIRSKKPYAAAAAAALLVGLGGMAMGFSGPYAAITDKNIDKGIEMTKSAGTAFSGQETKYNQGLGNSKKKQDETKLIIAGAEERLNWPRLAEVFTASLPRPGDNGNLNELQAKVNSDLPEFDQNKLWKGEGNAGQSAYEWWLRRMSEGVPIEQALADANSDHPKALAYVNVEIVHTRWVNNASAFLTAADEQIQARFGVPMANWMKDDEREKDETKTPPRWKPKATEGGAWAVEIRGYTDHKIGRRFIEQSLIRNLQRTDVFAKDENKVARYIVGVPDPVKGKVSHAFVYNVWPVYDPQPNLQYAATSYLDGLLGGSGTGIGPGGPGGDGKEGGPPAGLIPGGPGGTPGMPGSGSGSGSGSGSGSGTGTGTEVAALAPTWRGLGTTGSASAGGGTGGLGSAGFSGPGMPGMPSMPGVPGGSAGGGGTKKIEDTGRTRYEFVVMFLWREPTPSTPPAGTTTTP, encoded by the coding sequence ATGGCCGTCACGAAAGGTTACTGGGGCATCGACATCGGGCAGTGCGCCCTCAAGGCGCTGCGCCTGGAGATGATCGACGGGAAGCCCACGGCGACCGCGTTCGATTACGTCGAGCACGCGAAGATCCTCTCCCAGCCCGACGCGGACCAGGATCTGCTCATCCGTGAGGCGCTCGAAAAGTTCCTCTCCCGCAACAGCGTCAAGACCGACGACGTGGCCATCGGCATCGCCGGGCAGTCGGGCCTGGCCCGGTTCGTCAAGCTCCCGCCGGTCGAAGAGAAGAAGATCGCCGAGATCGTGAAGTTCGAGGCGAAGCAACAAATTCCGTTCCCGCTCGACGAGGTCGAGTGGGACTTCCAGAAGATCGGGGGCGGCGAGGCCGTCGACGGGTTCGCTCTCGAAACCGAGATCGGCCTGTTCGCGATGAAGCGGGACATCATCTCCCGCTACCTCGGGTACTTCGCCGGGAGCCGGATCGAGGTCCACCTCATCCAGATGTCGCCGCTGGCGCTGGTCAACTTCGCCACCTACGAACTGCTCAAGCCGAAGGTCGACCCGTTGGAGGGTGAGCCAGAAGAAGACCCGATCCCGCGCGGTAAGAAGCGCTGCACCGTCGTAATGGACGTGGGCACCGACGCCTCGAACCTCATCATCACCGACGGCGCGAAGATCATCTGGCAGCGCCCGATCCCGCTGGGCGGGATGAACTTCACCCGCGCGCTCACCAAGGAACTGAAACTCACGCTCGCGAAGGCCGAGCACCTGAAGCGGAACGCGGCCAAGAGCCCGGACATGGCCAGCATCCTCAAGGCCATCAAGCCGGTCCTCACCGACTTCGTGGGCGAGGTCCAGCGGTCCCTGGGATACTTCACCAACACGCACCGCGACGCGCACGTCGCGCACATGGTGGGGCTGGGTAGCGCGTTCAAGCTCCCGGGGCTCCAGAAGTACCTCGCGGACAAGCTCTCGCTCGAAGTGAAAAAGCCCACGAAGTTCGACCGACTCAGCGGCGACGCGGTGTTGAACGACCCGCTGTTCCAGGAAAACCTGCTCACGTTCCCGATCGCCTACGGGCTGGCGCTCCAGGGCCTGGGGCAGGCCCGGCTCACCACGAACCTGCTCCCGCAGGGCATCCGCGTCGACCGGATCATTCGGTCCAAGAAGCCCTACGCGGCGGCGGCGGCGGCGGCCCTGCTCGTCGGTCTGGGTGGCATGGCGATGGGCTTCTCCGGCCCCTACGCCGCGATCACCGACAAGAACATCGACAAGGGCATCGAGATGACCAAGTCCGCGGGCACCGCGTTCTCGGGTCAGGAAACCAAGTACAACCAGGGTCTGGGCAACTCCAAGAAAAAGCAGGACGAGACCAAGCTCATTATTGCCGGCGCGGAGGAGCGCCTGAACTGGCCCCGGTTGGCGGAAGTGTTCACCGCCAGCCTCCCGCGCCCGGGCGACAACGGCAACCTGAACGAGCTCCAGGCGAAGGTGAACTCCGACCTCCCCGAGTTCGATCAGAACAAACTGTGGAAGGGCGAGGGGAACGCCGGGCAGAGTGCCTACGAATGGTGGCTCCGCCGGATGAGCGAAGGCGTGCCGATCGAACAGGCGCTCGCAGACGCCAACTCGGACCACCCCAAGGCCCTCGCCTACGTGAACGTCGAAATCGTTCACACCCGCTGGGTCAATAACGCGAGCGCGTTCCTCACGGCCGCCGACGAGCAGATCCAGGCCCGGTTCGGCGTCCCGATGGCGAACTGGATGAAGGACGACGAGCGCGAAAAGGACGAGACCAAGACGCCGCCCCGGTGGAAGCCCAAGGCGACCGAGGGCGGGGCGTGGGCCGTCGAGATCCGCGGGTACACCGACCACAAGATCGGGCGCCGGTTCATCGAACAGTCGCTCATCCGCAACCTCCAGCGGACCGACGTGTTCGCCAAGGACGAAAACAAAGTGGCCCGGTACATCGTCGGCGTGCCGGACCCGGTGAAGGGGAAGGTGAGCCACGCCTTCGTTTACAACGTGTGGCCCGTTTACGACCCGCAGCCAAACCTCCAGTACGCCGCCACGTCGTACCTCGACGGCCTGCTCGGGGGCAGCGGCACCGGTATCGGCCCCGGGGGGCCGGGAGGGGACGGTAAGGAGGGTGGGCCGCCCGCCGGTCTCATCCCCGGAGGACCTGGCGGTACCCCGGGAATGCCCGGTTCGGGATCGGGATCGGGTTCAGGGTCGGGCTCAGGCTCAGGTACGGGTACAGGTACCGAGGTCGCAGCCCTCGCCCCCACATGGCGGGGGCTGGGCACCACTGGCAGCGCCAGTGCGGGCGGTGGTACCGGTGGTTTAGGCTCCGCGGGCTTCTCCGGGCCGGGCATGCCCGGCATGCCAAGTATGCCCGGTGTACCCGGTGGTTCGGCGGGGGGCGGGGGCACGAAAAAGATCGAGGACACCGGCCGAACACGGTACGAGTTCGTCGTCATGTTCCTCTGGCGCGAGCCGACCCCGTCCACGCCACCCGCGGGGACCACGACCACGCCCTGA